The following coding sequences are from one Rhodopirellula islandica window:
- a CDS encoding histidine phosphatase family protein: protein MNERLPLVYLARHGETPWTITAQHTGSTDLPLTPKGERNASQLRGRLAGVAFEEVWTSPLQRAKRTCDLAGFGSEATVVEDLTEWNCGDYEGLTREEIEARKPGWNLFRDGCPNGETLADVTSRVQRVIDRIRQQRGDRLLFAHKHFLQVFAACWLGLPPETGHQFFLGTAALSIVGYHHGKTDSVIRLWNDRSHLTD, encoded by the coding sequence ATGAACGAGCGACTCCCGCTGGTCTATCTCGCTCGGCATGGTGAGACGCCCTGGACGATCACGGCTCAGCACACCGGATCGACTGATTTGCCACTGACCCCCAAAGGCGAGCGAAACGCCTCGCAGCTTCGCGGGCGGTTGGCAGGGGTGGCGTTCGAAGAGGTTTGGACCAGCCCATTGCAACGAGCGAAGCGAACGTGTGATTTGGCGGGCTTTGGCTCGGAGGCCACCGTCGTGGAAGATTTGACGGAGTGGAATTGCGGTGACTACGAAGGGCTCACGCGGGAGGAGATTGAGGCAAGAAAACCCGGTTGGAATCTCTTTCGCGATGGATGTCCCAACGGAGAGACGCTGGCCGATGTGACATCACGCGTCCAGCGCGTCATCGACCGGATTCGTCAGCAAAGGGGTGACCGCTTGCTCTTCGCCCACAAACACTTCTTGCAGGTCTTCGCGGCTTGCTGGCTTGGGTTGCCACCGGAAACCGGGCACCAATTCTTTCTCGGCACGGCCGCGTTGAGCATCGTGGGGTATCACCACGGCAAAACGGATTCCGTCATTCGTCTTTGGAATGATCGAAGTCATCTCACGGACTGA
- the ftsH gene encoding ATP-dependent zinc metalloprotease FtsH yields the protein MEIKLDQKKGDSTDKSANEPSYPQWQSALWYFSVLLLVLWLWQDFSRIAEVQRIPYSEFKAHVVAGEVTECELSEDTIEGVYVPHATPAPESESKAEPTSDETASDPQPITFVTNRVEDPELVDQLTAANVKFTGSRPPSVMQNLLLWWVLPLVAFLFLSRFLANRIGNTGQAMMGFGRSKAKLVADEDTGVRFTDVAGCVEAKFELEEVVDFLKNPERYVDLGAKIPKGVLLVGPPGTGKTLLARAVAGEAGVPFFSISGSEFVEMFVGVGAARVRDLFEQGKKHAPCIIFIDELDAIGRERGVHVATVNDEREQTLNQLLVELDGFAANTGVIILSATNRPEVLDRALLRPGRFDRQVLVDAPDFEGRLGILSVHARNKPLDESVDLRDIARSTPGLSGADLANVMNEAALLAARRKSKSIARCDLEEAVEKVVAGPERKSRRLGEEERRRVAFHEVGHALVATFSEHAEPVRKISIIPRGQAALGYTLQLPTEDQYLMTRSELDDRLSGLLGGRAAEQIVFGEVSSGAENDLQKATTIARQMVCMFGMSDSVGLTHCAQQPNAFTATSGVLQRDCSEHTASSIDDEVKSLLAIAYAQAQSILTEHREALNRVATELLEHETLDASEFQALLPGPVQAA from the coding sequence ATGGAAATCAAACTCGACCAGAAAAAGGGTGATTCGACTGACAAGTCAGCCAATGAACCTTCGTACCCTCAGTGGCAGTCGGCGCTGTGGTATTTCTCGGTGCTGCTGTTGGTCCTGTGGCTTTGGCAGGACTTCTCTCGAATCGCGGAAGTGCAGCGAATTCCTTACAGCGAATTCAAGGCCCACGTGGTGGCGGGCGAAGTCACCGAGTGCGAACTTTCCGAGGACACGATCGAGGGCGTGTATGTTCCTCACGCGACACCCGCGCCGGAGTCTGAATCCAAAGCTGAACCAACCAGCGACGAAACGGCATCGGATCCCCAACCGATCACGTTCGTCACCAACCGCGTGGAAGATCCTGAATTGGTGGATCAGTTGACCGCGGCCAATGTGAAGTTCACTGGCAGTCGGCCGCCTAGCGTGATGCAAAATCTGTTGTTGTGGTGGGTGTTGCCGTTGGTTGCCTTCCTTTTCCTCAGTCGGTTTCTGGCCAACCGAATTGGCAACACGGGGCAAGCCATGATGGGGTTCGGACGCAGCAAGGCGAAGTTGGTCGCGGACGAGGACACAGGGGTTCGGTTCACCGACGTGGCGGGTTGCGTTGAGGCCAAATTTGAATTGGAAGAAGTCGTTGATTTTCTGAAGAACCCCGAACGGTACGTGGACCTGGGTGCCAAAATCCCCAAAGGAGTGCTGTTGGTCGGCCCTCCCGGGACGGGCAAGACCTTGCTCGCCCGCGCCGTTGCTGGGGAGGCTGGCGTGCCGTTCTTTTCGATCAGCGGCAGTGAGTTTGTCGAAATGTTTGTGGGCGTGGGAGCAGCACGTGTTCGGGATCTTTTCGAACAAGGCAAGAAACACGCGCCGTGCATCATCTTCATTGACGAACTCGATGCGATTGGTCGTGAACGCGGGGTGCATGTGGCCACGGTGAACGATGAACGGGAGCAAACGCTGAATCAATTGTTGGTTGAGCTCGATGGCTTTGCTGCCAACACCGGGGTGATCATCCTCTCGGCAACCAACCGTCCCGAGGTGCTGGACCGCGCGTTGTTGCGTCCCGGGCGATTCGATCGGCAAGTGCTGGTGGATGCGCCCGACTTCGAAGGCCGGTTGGGGATCCTCAGTGTTCATGCTCGCAACAAACCGCTGGATGAAAGCGTTGACCTGCGTGACATTGCACGCTCGACGCCGGGATTGTCGGGTGCTGATCTTGCAAATGTGATGAACGAAGCGGCATTGCTGGCGGCTCGACGTAAATCGAAGTCGATCGCGAGATGTGATTTGGAAGAAGCGGTGGAAAAGGTGGTCGCCGGACCGGAACGAAAGAGCCGCCGCTTGGGCGAAGAAGAACGCCGCCGGGTTGCCTTTCATGAAGTCGGACATGCGTTGGTGGCAACGTTCAGCGAACACGCCGAACCGGTGCGGAAGATCAGCATCATCCCGCGAGGACAGGCGGCGTTGGGGTACACGTTGCAATTGCCGACGGAGGACCAGTATCTGATGACACGCAGCGAGTTGGACGACCGTTTGAGCGGGTTGTTGGGTGGGCGTGCTGCCGAGCAGATTGTGTTTGGCGAAGTCAGCTCTGGGGCCGAGAACGATTTGCAGAAAGCCACCACGATCGCTCGCCAGATGGTTTGCATGTTCGGGATGAGCGATTCGGTGGGGCTGACCCACTGTGCGCAGCAGCCCAATGCATTCACCGCCACTTCTGGCGTTCTGCAACGTGATTGCAGTGAACACACGGCCAGCAGCATCGACGATGAGGTCAAGAGTTTGTTGGCGATCGCCTACGCCCAGGCGCAGTCCATCCTGACGGAACATCGAGAGGCGTTGAACCGCGTCGCCACTGAATTGCTGGAACACGAAACACTCGACGCCTCCGAGTTTCAGGCCTTGCTGCCAGGTCCCGTCCAAGCGGCGTGA
- the atpD gene encoding F0F1 ATP synthase subunit beta, which produces MIQMEIETSSLNDSNRGHVVAVRGSVIDVCFPDELPEMNWELRIGEHGEVVAEVASQLDPHTVRAIAITSPRGLSRGAPVRSFGRPMQVPVGKPLLGRVLDVFGNTLDDGESLDSVEHRSIHQTPPTINRRIAQSEVFTTGIKAIDLLSPLERGGKAGLFGGAGVGKTVLITELIHNIVGGHDGISLFCGIGERCREAEELYREMGTAGVRDNTVMVFGQMNEPPGARFRVGHAALTMAESFRDDAKQDVLLLIDNIFRFVQAGMEVSGLLGQLPSRVGYQPSLASDLAELEERICTTSDAAITSVQAVYVPADDFTDPSAVHTFAHLSATVVLSRKRASEGLYPAIDPLKSTSEMMLPGVVGERHYKTASNVRQTLAGYEELKDIIAMLGMEELSRQDRLTVNRARRLERFLTQPFFTTQQFTGHEGHMVSIEDTLDGCERILNDEFQDRPERDLYMVGKLPSSKS; this is translated from the coding sequence ATGATACAGATGGAAATCGAAACCTCTTCGCTGAATGATTCCAATCGCGGGCATGTCGTCGCTGTTCGTGGCAGTGTGATCGACGTTTGCTTTCCCGATGAACTTCCGGAAATGAATTGGGAATTGCGGATTGGCGAGCACGGGGAAGTCGTGGCGGAAGTCGCCAGCCAACTCGACCCGCATACCGTTCGTGCCATCGCGATCACATCGCCCCGCGGATTGTCACGGGGGGCTCCCGTGCGAAGTTTCGGGCGACCCATGCAGGTACCGGTCGGCAAGCCTCTGCTCGGTAGGGTGCTCGATGTGTTTGGGAACACGCTCGACGATGGCGAAAGTTTGGATTCGGTTGAGCACCGCAGCATTCATCAGACGCCGCCCACGATCAACCGCCGCATCGCGCAGTCGGAAGTGTTTACGACCGGCATCAAGGCCATCGATCTGCTGTCGCCGCTCGAACGAGGCGGCAAAGCAGGGCTGTTTGGTGGTGCTGGTGTTGGCAAAACCGTTTTGATCACCGAGTTGATCCACAACATCGTTGGCGGGCACGATGGCATCAGCCTGTTCTGCGGGATCGGTGAACGATGTCGAGAAGCAGAGGAACTGTACCGTGAAATGGGAACTGCCGGTGTTCGGGACAACACGGTGATGGTCTTTGGGCAAATGAACGAACCGCCAGGAGCCCGATTTCGCGTCGGCCACGCGGCGTTGACGATGGCGGAATCCTTTCGTGACGACGCCAAGCAAGATGTGTTGCTGTTGATTGACAACATCTTTCGGTTTGTGCAGGCCGGGATGGAAGTCTCCGGCTTGCTCGGGCAATTGCCATCCCGCGTGGGCTATCAGCCTTCGCTTGCGAGTGACCTGGCGGAACTCGAGGAGCGCATTTGCACCACGTCGGACGCAGCAATCACATCGGTGCAAGCTGTTTATGTTCCCGCCGACGACTTCACGGATCCGTCCGCCGTGCACACCTTTGCTCACCTGTCGGCAACCGTGGTGCTGTCACGCAAACGAGCCAGCGAGGGATTGTATCCTGCGATCGATCCATTGAAGTCGACCTCGGAAATGATGTTGCCGGGGGTGGTTGGCGAGCGGCACTACAAAACGGCCAGCAATGTCCGTCAAACGTTGGCCGGATATGAAGAACTGAAGGACATCATCGCAATGCTGGGCATGGAAGAACTTTCTCGCCAGGATCGTTTGACGGTGAATCGGGCCAGACGTTTGGAGCGATTCTTGACGCAACCGTTCTTCACGACGCAGCAATTCACCGGCCACGAGGGACACATGGTGAGCATTGAAGACACCTTGGATGGCTGCGAACGGATTCTGAATGACGAGTTTCAAGATCGGCCCGAGCGAGACTTGTACATGGTGGGCAAACTTCCGAGTTCCAAATCATGA
- a CDS encoding F0F1 ATP synthase subunit epsilon: protein MNLTLNTPNEIVLDLTVNKVIAEGTHGSFCLLPRHVDFLAALVPGLLSWEDETGKESFAAVGTGILVKRASDVYVSAEAASHGAELEELQRLVREEFSQMDEQQRAAHTAVAKLEADFLRRTMALADDHVV from the coding sequence ATGAACCTGACATTGAACACCCCCAACGAGATCGTGCTGGATCTGACTGTCAACAAGGTGATTGCCGAGGGCACCCACGGGAGTTTTTGTTTGCTGCCGCGACATGTCGACTTCCTGGCCGCTTTGGTGCCTGGTTTGCTGAGCTGGGAAGATGAGACAGGAAAGGAATCGTTCGCGGCCGTCGGGACCGGGATCCTGGTCAAACGAGCCAGTGATGTTTACGTCTCTGCCGAAGCGGCTTCGCACGGAGCGGAACTGGAAGAACTGCAACGCCTGGTTCGCGAGGAGTTTTCTCAGATGGACGAACAGCAGCGTGCTGCTCACACCGCGGTCGCGAAGCTGGAAGCGGATTTCCTCCGCCGAACGATGGCACTCGCCGACGACCATGTGGTTTAA
- a CDS encoding AtpZ/AtpI family protein, whose amino-acid sequence MNKRQTLQDNVDAKQSRKLDARQQGEHSAWFGLGMFGLVGWSIAIPTLLGIAVGIWIDERWPSRFSWTLMLLIGGVGMGCLNAWWWVNRENEDE is encoded by the coding sequence ATGAACAAGCGTCAAACGCTTCAAGACAACGTCGATGCGAAGCAATCTCGCAAGCTCGACGCACGTCAGCAGGGCGAGCATTCCGCGTGGTTTGGTTTGGGAATGTTCGGGTTGGTGGGGTGGTCGATTGCGATTCCAACACTGCTCGGGATCGCAGTGGGAATTTGGATTGATGAACGCTGGCCGAGTCGGTTCTCTTGGACGTTGATGCTGTTGATTGGTGGTGTGGGGATGGGGTGTTTGAATGCGTGGTGGTGGGTCAATCGGGAGAATGAAGATGAATGA
- a CDS encoding N-ATPase subunit AtpR gives MNEWIGLTGGFLAGAAAAAFFVASLWWTTVRLPASRQPWLLLGGSALLRMAVVLGVLGVLARSGDWRILVAAAMGFALIRTVGVCTIAQRDSSFQLASAQTLPAEKLRPRSKP, from the coding sequence ATGAATGAATGGATTGGATTGACGGGCGGATTCCTTGCGGGTGCCGCAGCAGCTGCGTTCTTTGTCGCCTCATTGTGGTGGACCACGGTTCGCTTGCCCGCGTCTCGGCAACCGTGGCTGTTGCTCGGCGGCAGTGCGTTGCTGCGGATGGCCGTGGTGTTGGGGGTTTTGGGAGTGCTGGCACGCAGCGGGGATTGGCGAATCCTGGTGGCAGCGGCCATGGGGTTCGCGCTCATTCGCACAGTTGGCGTGTGCACTATCGCTCAGCGTGACTCCAGCTTTCAACTTGCGTCGGCACAAACTTTGCCAGCGGAAAAATTGCGTCCCAGGAGCAAACCATGA
- a CDS encoding F0F1 ATP synthase subunit A, whose translation MSGVQITSDEWILWQSEAWPVVKINATLTFTWLVMALLVVGSWWITRRLTSDTEIPRWQNLLEVLVTGIRDQIRDVSRHDPGPYLPFVGTLFLFIAVANLLSIVPGYVPPTGSLSTTAALATCVFVAVPVFGIASHGVGNYLKRYLQPTPLMLPFNLIGELSRTLALAVRLYGNMMSGAVIAAILISFVPLFIPIVMQVMGLLTGMIQAYIFAVLAMVYIASATKVAK comes from the coding sequence ATGAGTGGCGTGCAAATCACATCGGACGAATGGATCCTGTGGCAATCGGAGGCTTGGCCGGTCGTGAAGATCAACGCCACGCTTACGTTCACTTGGTTGGTGATGGCGTTGTTGGTCGTTGGTTCGTGGTGGATCACCCGGCGATTGACCAGCGACACCGAGATCCCGCGTTGGCAAAACCTTTTGGAAGTGCTGGTCACCGGCATTCGAGATCAAATTCGAGATGTCAGTCGTCACGACCCGGGGCCGTACCTGCCGTTTGTGGGAACGTTGTTCCTGTTCATTGCAGTGGCCAACTTGTTGAGCATCGTGCCCGGCTACGTCCCGCCCACCGGTTCACTGTCGACGACAGCGGCCTTGGCGACTTGCGTGTTTGTGGCGGTCCCCGTGTTTGGAATCGCTTCGCATGGGGTTGGCAACTACTTGAAGCGTTACCTGCAACCGACACCGTTGATGCTTCCATTCAACTTGATTGGCGAACTTTCACGGACTTTGGCACTGGCTGTGCGTTTGTACGGGAACATGATGAGCGGTGCAGTGATCGCCGCGATTCTGATCAGCTTCGTCCCGCTCTTCATTCCGATTGTGATGCAAGTGATGGGGCTGCTGACCGGAATGATTCAAGCCTACATCTTTGCCGTCTTGGCGATGGTCTACATCGCGTCGGCAACCAAAGTCGCCAAGTGA
- a CDS encoding F0F1 ATP synthase subunit C, producing MDSTTTIAVASIIMAGLTTAIGSIGPAFAEGRAVAQALSSIAQQPDSSNTITRTLFVGLAMIESTAIYCFVVSMILLFANPFWNHLTQ from the coding sequence ATGGATAGCACCACGACGATCGCCGTCGCCAGCATCATCATGGCGGGTTTGACCACCGCCATCGGATCGATCGGGCCCGCGTTTGCCGAAGGGCGTGCCGTGGCCCAGGCTCTCAGTTCCATTGCACAGCAACCGGATTCGTCCAACACGATCACCCGCACCCTGTTTGTGGGTTTGGCCATGATCGAGTCCACGGCTATCTACTGCTTTGTTGTGTCGATGATTCTGCTGTTTGCCAATCCCTTCTGGAACCACCTGACGCAATAG
- a CDS encoding F0F1 ATP synthase subunit delta gives MSIDWFTFTAQVINFLVLVGLLRYFLYGPIVRAMQTREQKVTQRLSDAETAKAEANQQRAALEKQTQLLEEQREEMLAKAKADADSERQRLIQEARKEADTRREHWTSTFERDQKDLADQTRRDIQRMGFQAARETIQQLADEDLQKRVCQTFVKQLRMLDETQRAAIATQLADSGNPVLVRSADDLDDDDQTQIRDAIHQVFQGDAEVRFESDSALIAGMEMDAGGYSLPWNAERALKKMEANVA, from the coding sequence ATGAGCATTGATTGGTTCACCTTCACCGCCCAAGTCATCAACTTCCTGGTTCTGGTTGGGTTGTTGCGATATTTCCTTTACGGTCCCATCGTCCGCGCGATGCAGACACGTGAGCAGAAGGTGACGCAGCGTTTAAGCGATGCGGAAACCGCCAAGGCCGAAGCGAACCAGCAACGTGCGGCGTTGGAAAAGCAGACGCAGTTGTTGGAAGAACAGCGAGAAGAAATGCTTGCCAAGGCAAAAGCCGATGCAGACAGCGAACGGCAGAGACTGATTCAAGAGGCGCGGAAAGAGGCGGATACCCGGCGCGAACACTGGACGTCCACCTTTGAACGAGATCAAAAGGACTTGGCTGATCAGACCCGTCGCGACATTCAACGCATGGGGTTTCAGGCCGCGCGGGAAACAATCCAACAACTGGCCGACGAAGATCTGCAGAAGCGGGTTTGTCAAACGTTTGTGAAGCAGTTGCGGATGCTCGACGAAACACAACGTGCCGCCATTGCCACCCAATTAGCCGATTCGGGAAACCCCGTCTTGGTTCGATCTGCGGACGACCTGGATGACGACGACCAAACTCAAATCCGTGACGCGATTCATCAGGTGTTCCAAGGTGACGCGGAAGTTCGCTTTGAGTCGGATTCGGCGTTGATCGCGGGAATGGAAATGGACGCGGGTGGTTACAGCCTGCCATGGAATGCGGAACGTGCTCTCAAAAAGATGGAGGCCAACGTGGCGTGA
- a CDS encoding alternate F1F0 ATPase, F1 subunit alpha has product MTTYSETLEAAAHQFDQAVKAQPAQLSVTEIGTVEEVQRGIARVHGLPHVQVDEVLRFAGGHLGYAFNLDPEQVGCVLLDSSEQITAGSRVERMHTVLDTPVGDQLLGRVVDPVGRPLDGGRSLDDLPREPCERDAPPIMQRAPVTVPLQSGLKVVDAMIPIGRGQRQLLLGDRQTGKTAIAVDTIINQRGRDVICIYCSIGQRSTGVARVIENLRRHDALDHTIVVIGADDAPPGLQFLAPYAATTMGEHFMREGRDVLIVYDDLTSHARAYRHLSLLLRRPPGREAFPGDIFYVHSRLLERSTHLIQSAGGGSLTALPIIETEAQNVSAYIPTNLISITDGQIYLSPTLFRKGVLPAIDVGRSVSRVGGKTQLPAYRVVAGDLRLTYSQFEELERFARFSSQLDEDTRATLNRGRLIREILKQTQFQPLTLPQQIASLIAVTNGVLDGRPVEQLPKLERAIQDAVTSQAAELCAQMQAGEKLDKEQVEQIANIAAGAVHAHA; this is encoded by the coding sequence ATGACCACCTACTCAGAAACACTGGAAGCTGCCGCACACCAGTTTGATCAGGCAGTGAAAGCCCAACCCGCCCAATTGTCGGTCACCGAAATTGGCACGGTCGAAGAGGTTCAACGCGGGATCGCTCGGGTCCACGGTTTGCCCCACGTGCAAGTCGACGAAGTGCTCCGGTTTGCCGGCGGACACCTTGGATACGCTTTCAACTTGGATCCTGAGCAAGTCGGTTGCGTGTTGCTGGATTCCAGTGAACAGATCACCGCCGGATCGCGGGTGGAGCGAATGCACACGGTGCTGGACACTCCCGTCGGCGATCAGCTTCTTGGACGTGTGGTGGACCCGGTTGGCCGGCCTCTGGATGGTGGGCGGTCCCTCGATGATTTACCGCGTGAACCTTGCGAGCGCGATGCACCCCCGATCATGCAACGTGCTCCGGTGACTGTGCCATTGCAATCCGGCCTGAAAGTTGTTGACGCGATGATTCCGATCGGTCGTGGTCAACGTCAGTTGCTGCTCGGGGATCGTCAAACGGGCAAGACAGCGATCGCGGTTGACACGATCATCAATCAACGCGGCCGCGACGTGATTTGCATCTATTGCAGCATTGGCCAACGCAGCACGGGCGTGGCCCGCGTGATTGAAAACTTGCGTCGTCACGATGCTTTGGATCACACCATTGTGGTGATCGGTGCCGATGATGCCCCGCCGGGATTGCAGTTCTTGGCACCCTACGCGGCAACGACGATGGGAGAGCACTTCATGCGAGAGGGACGCGACGTGTTGATCGTCTACGACGATTTGACGTCGCATGCGAGAGCTTACCGGCACCTGTCATTGTTGTTGCGGCGACCGCCAGGCCGAGAGGCGTTTCCAGGGGACATCTTCTATGTTCACTCGCGTTTGCTGGAACGTTCCACGCACTTGATCCAAAGTGCCGGCGGAGGTTCCTTGACGGCTCTGCCAATCATCGAAACGGAAGCCCAGAACGTGTCGGCGTACATTCCGACGAATTTGATTTCGATCACGGACGGTCAGATCTACCTGTCACCCACCTTGTTTCGAAAGGGCGTGTTGCCGGCGATTGATGTTGGCCGCAGCGTTTCGAGAGTCGGTGGGAAAACCCAACTGCCCGCTTACCGTGTCGTCGCGGGGGATTTGCGATTGACGTATTCGCAATTTGAAGAGCTGGAACGCTTCGCACGCTTCAGCAGTCAGCTCGATGAAGACACCCGTGCAACGCTCAATCGTGGGCGATTGATTCGCGAAATTCTCAAGCAAACTCAATTTCAACCGCTCACGCTGCCGCAACAGATCGCATCGTTGATTGCGGTGACCAATGGCGTGTTGGATGGTCGCCCCGTGGAACAACTTCCCAAGCTGGAGCGTGCTATCCAGGATGCGGTGACGTCGCAAGCGGCTGAGTTGTGTGCCCAGATGCAGGCAGGGGAAAAACTGGACAAGGAACAGGTGGAACAGATCGCCAACATTGCTGCCGGAGCGGTTCATGCCCACGCTTGA
- a CDS encoding F0F1 ATP synthase subunit gamma translates to MPTLELLRRKIETASDLQSVVTTMKTLAAVRIHQYQRAADALMDYNRTIELGLQVILREQRLRHLPASEWGGENPKVGGSEENSHHGVIVIGSDQGMCGQFNEQIAAHALEHHAKHCQRPPEALWIVGARVAFLLTDSGWSIDEAFRIPTSVPEIADCVSDLLTAVEAVREQRHLTTLRIYANMRSSAGAYQPNTTQLLPIDLAWLQRLSVKSWESPCLPTFGGEREELFSLLVRQSLYVSLYQACAESLASENASRIAAMQAAEKNIEETLDELNTAFKTQRQTAITEELLDVVVGFEALTSGS, encoded by the coding sequence ATGCCCACGCTTGAACTCTTGCGGCGTAAGATCGAAACCGCGTCGGACTTGCAGTCGGTTGTGACCACGATGAAGACGTTGGCCGCCGTACGGATTCACCAATACCAACGGGCAGCGGACGCGTTGATGGATTACAACCGAACCATTGAACTAGGACTGCAAGTGATCCTGCGGGAACAGAGACTCCGTCATCTGCCGGCCAGCGAATGGGGCGGTGAAAATCCAAAAGTGGGTGGGTCCGAAGAGAATTCACACCATGGCGTGATTGTCATCGGCAGCGACCAAGGCATGTGCGGTCAATTCAATGAACAGATCGCGGCACATGCCTTGGAACATCATGCCAAGCACTGCCAGCGGCCTCCCGAAGCTTTGTGGATTGTGGGGGCTCGCGTCGCGTTTTTGTTGACGGACAGTGGTTGGTCCATTGACGAGGCGTTTCGGATTCCAACCTCCGTGCCCGAAATTGCGGACTGTGTCAGTGACTTGCTGACTGCAGTGGAAGCGGTCCGGGAGCAACGTCATTTGACGACGCTGAGGATCTACGCGAACATGCGATCTTCCGCGGGGGCGTACCAGCCCAACACGACCCAACTGTTGCCGATCGACTTGGCCTGGCTGCAAAGGCTTTCCGTCAAATCATGGGAATCGCCCTGTTTGCCAACCTTTGGTGGTGAGCGTGAAGAATTGTTTTCCCTGCTGGTGCGGCAAAGCCTGTACGTTTCGTTGTACCAAGCTTGTGCGGAATCTTTGGCCAGCGAAAATGCCAGCCGGATCGCAGCAATGCAAGCCGCTGAGAAGAACATCGAGGAAACGCTCGATGAACTGAACACGGCTTTCAAGACTCAACGGCAAACGGCGATCACGGAGGAGTTGCTGGACGTCGTGGTTGGCTTCGAGGCGTTGACGTCAGGCTCGTAA
- a CDS encoding cation:proton antiporter — MDLNDVADAVSLMILGGFLLAGFAADVLGRRMHVPRVTLLLLLGFLAGPSGWHLVPDEITQWFSFATLLALSIIGFHLGERFLGKRLRTTGKPVAFVSLAEVAGSAAGVFLLLWAFGVPIPLALLLAAVAPATDPAATMDVASGIGSKGPLTDTLLGVVAIDDAWGVMLFSLLTVIASSMVSPEASANVASWVVLGHGLWEIVGGLLLGIAVGLPMAMLTGRIKSGELTIVETLGFVLLCSGLAIYFELSYVMACMAMGATVSNVAHHHHRPFHAIEEVEQPFLIVFFVLAGFQFQLHQLVNVGWIGLGYIVARVIGKFIGAYLGAKAAGAPPVVRRHVGFCLLPQAGVALGLALMVSQRYPEMGEKVLTTIVGTTFVFELVGPVVTRWQLMVSGEAHESTSRTEVQSTS; from the coding sequence GTGGATTTGAACGACGTGGCCGACGCGGTTTCATTGATGATTCTGGGCGGATTCCTGCTGGCTGGTTTTGCGGCCGATGTGCTCGGCCGTCGGATGCACGTCCCGAGAGTCACGTTGCTGCTGTTGCTGGGATTTTTGGCAGGACCGTCGGGGTGGCACTTGGTGCCCGATGAAATCACTCAGTGGTTTTCATTTGCGACGCTGCTCGCGCTCAGCATCATCGGCTTTCACCTGGGTGAAAGATTTCTCGGCAAGCGTTTGCGGACCACGGGCAAACCGGTCGCGTTTGTGTCGCTGGCCGAGGTCGCTGGGTCCGCAGCGGGCGTGTTTCTATTGCTTTGGGCTTTTGGCGTCCCCATTCCATTGGCGTTGTTGCTTGCCGCCGTGGCCCCAGCCACCGACCCGGCTGCGACGATGGATGTTGCCAGCGGAATAGGCTCGAAAGGCCCGCTCACAGACACGTTGCTAGGAGTCGTGGCAATCGACGATGCCTGGGGAGTGATGTTGTTCAGTCTGCTGACCGTGATTGCCAGTTCCATGGTCTCACCAGAGGCATCGGCAAACGTGGCGTCCTGGGTCGTCCTCGGACATGGGCTCTGGGAAATTGTCGGGGGATTGCTTCTGGGAATCGCCGTTGGGCTGCCCATGGCGATGCTGACTGGCCGCATCAAATCAGGTGAACTGACCATTGTTGAAACGCTCGGGTTCGTGCTGTTGTGCAGCGGATTGGCGATCTACTTTGAGCTTTCTTACGTGATGGCTTGCATGGCAATGGGCGCGACCGTGTCCAACGTCGCTCATCATCACCACCGTCCGTTCCACGCCATCGAAGAGGTCGAACAACCCTTCTTGATTGTGTTCTTTGTCCTCGCCGGGTTCCAATTCCAACTGCACCAATTGGTGAATGTGGGTTGGATCGGATTGGGATACATCGTCGCTCGCGTGATCGGCAAATTCATTGGCGCCTACCTGGGGGCAAAAGCAGCGGGTGCACCGCCCGTCGTCCGCCGTCACGTCGGATTCTGCCTGCTACCGCAAGCTGGCGTTGCGTTGGGATTGGCGTTGATGGTGTCGCAGCGGTACCCGGAGATGGGCGAGAAAGTTCTGACGACCATTGTCGGCACGACGTTCGTGTTTGAACTGGTCGGCCCCGTGGTGACACGCTGGCAATTGATGGTTTCGGGCGAAGCTCATGAAAGCACCTCCCGCACGGAAGTGCAGTCAACGTCCTGA